aatattatgttaaataaaaataaaaaaaatttaaattttttttaaaaaaaaaaattaaaaaaataaatatgacttagaattaaaaataataaaaaataaaaaatataattacatgtcagcatatttgaattttaaaaaatttaaaaaataaaagaattacacAATCAGCATGCCATATATGCAAATGGCATGTGCCATTTGCTGGCGAGGTCTAAAATGACAGAATCTTCATTTGGCAAGgttagttttacaaaaaaaaattttacagggggtaaaccaaaagtcgcctatatggcagggggcaaaaatggtaataaccctagtttttttaatgtatttaatttatgTCTCTATTTGTTGTTAAgtgttgtttgtgttgttgttgtttagagtTGTTTATGTTGTTATTGGTTATGcgttgtttgtgttgttgtttaaTCTTTGTTTGTGTATGTTCAGTTGTAACACCAAAATATTTTAGGAATAAATAAAGTCTAGTTGATTTCACGAAAGATAGTACAAATACATGACATACAATTATTGGTAAGTGGAGGTTTCTCCACGATTAGGACAATTAATTTTATTGTGCCCGACTTGACGACATATGGTACACTTTCTTTCCATTTTTCCATGATCACCCATTTCGATTCCGATACGTGTGTTGTTGGGTCGACCATTTTCTTTCGCCGCATGTtgtcattatgccaaactacctccCCCTCACACGCAGGCCAGTAATCCTATTTTTCCATCACTGGAAATGCATTGTTGTATACTCCGAGCAAGGTGTTGGtcttgtaaatgggagataagAATGCTAAGACATCTCGGTGCGCATATGAACATGTTGCTATGACATGGGAGTAAGGCATgcgaaaggcttgaaactttccgCAGTCACACCACCTTTCTTCTAGAAGAACCCTGTTTTCTTGTCTCGACAGGCCCTCAttatggtcaattgtttctttgacactgaaGGTGCACATGAATCGGTCGAAAGATGTAACATGGTGGCTACTGGAAAATTATTCTTTCATAAATTTTACGCAGCTTTCGCTGAACAGTTGTCCCGATTCTGAAACTGCACTCCACCGCTCACATCTTCTTGTGAATAGGGAAGTCATCCTAAAGTAGGTTGATCTCACCAAGACAGTAATCGGAAGGTGTCTGATTCCCTTAAAAACACCATTCATTGACTCCACAAGATTTGAAGTCATGCACCCCCATCGTTGCTCGTTGTCGTAAGCCCTAGTCCATTTCTCTTTGGCTAGATTATCTATCCATCTGTCTTCATCCGAATTTGACAATACGATTTCACGTCGATAATGTTGGAACGTTGGTTGAATTAATGCATATCCAGCATTGGTAAGATTCTCCTAAAGAACCttatccttgatctcccgcatgaaattttgCATAATATGTCGAATATAGTAGACATGCATTGAAGGTGGGTCGTGCCAACTGTTTGCTGGATTTTTGTACGCACTCTCAATGGAAGCATGCCTATTTGAAATCAAATAGAGCCCAGGTTGGAGAGAAACGTATGTCTGGAGATTTctgagaaagaaactccaaccccCATCAGTTTCACCTTCCACAAGAGCGAACACAATTGGAAAAGTATTACTGTTTCCATCTTGTGAAACAGCCATCAACAAGGTTCCCTTGTATTTACCGTACAACCAAATGCCATCTGCATACTACAGCTATGTATGCATGCATGTACGCCTATATTATAGCTTTTACCTATGTTTGCATGCATGCTCGCCACTCGGTACCCATGCAAAAGACTTCAGCATCCACCATCCCTTCTATAAATAATCCCTTCAATGAACTCATTTCCTCATCAAACACTTCATCTCACTTCTTCACAAAAACCTAAACTTTTCAACTTCCAAGCAAGTTTCCAAGTTCTTAAAGATGTCTCAACTTCTAACCATGGGTGAAAGGCATAGAGGAACTAAGGTGAACCTTCAGACAAACTTTCCTTAAAACTAAGGTTTACCTTATGATACTTTTTGATAACCACTTATTTCCATAGTCGACAGGTAACActgtcaattatttttatttaagtttgtTTGACAATATCAATAAAATTAGAAAGTATAATTGGGGTCTGCCGCTTTGGCCATATTGTATCAATCTCTCTGTTAGAAGCAAAAAACAATACTTGCACATTTTATGGATGCGCGTTCTTGCTCCAAGTATGGGGTTAGTAGAGAATGCCCACACTCTCCCCTACAAACGACGTCAACTACACATTCCTTTATGCAACAAAGTAAGTTTACAACTCTATTTCAATTTTCTCACTCTCTTATAGAAAAAATTGGAAATAACAtgttccctcttttttttttcaagtttttGTGGTACGGGGTTGGATTACAGCAAGAACCTAAGGGGGAATATTTTGTTCCAGTTGCTACCAACCATATATGGCTACCCCACCACCCCTACCACCACGACAAAATTTTGAGGGCATGGGGAACTGACTCTTAAATAGTACGATCGAAAAGTACATGGACAACGAGCGCATGGAGGGGCTATTCCAAGGTCTACCTACCCAAACACAACAAGAACCTCAAATGGGTAGGGGTCGACAACTACCCCAACAAAATCGGGTAGCGCCTAGGTGCGAAATTGACAGTCGTTACGATGACAATAGGCATTAGAATATTTGTAAtcgtttttttaaaaagttttaatgcatcttttatcattaatatatatttccatatttttaataatttattaaatatttaattctatataaaacaacaaaattaaaaaattttaaaaaaaaagatctTAGGCATTGGTGCCACCCCACATGGCCCCATTTTGGGCTTCCACATATGCGCCATGGGGATGGCGCATTGGTTAAAAGATTAAAACAAAGGCGCTATGGGGTGACTCCTATTTGTAGGGCTCCCTCTAAACCTGGTtacctaaataatttttttttaaagttatttttattttatttttttaaatttggttatttaaatttttttcagagttgaaatcttcatttttttttctagAAATATGGTGATATTCTATAAACCCACTATAAATATTAGTGATGTTGAATATCTAATAAAGCTTTCCGAAAACCACCACTAGCAAATGATTTATGGACAATCACGGTGTTAGTTCTTATCACCACCATCATGGTTTGGGTGTCAGTTGCAGAAGAAGAAATTAAGGAGAGAGAAAGAAACTATACTATGAAAAGGGTGTATTGTAAGATCGGGTAAGACTACTTAATCTAACGGCTATATATATCATAACttacttgaattttatttttctaattttatattttaaattagagaaaaaattaattttttctgtgtccaaatcaaatgaacgaagtctctatttatagacctcaaataattaatttttgtgaaaattaaaaaacaattgatttattatgaaataATTGACCCAAATAATTAGGATGATATAAAAATCTACAAAATCACAGCAACCAATAAGATTTTGCCAAGTGTTTTACGTGACCATGACTCCAtcttcaacatgttgaatcttttcaacGCCAATTAATTCACTTCACTTCATTCAACACCCCATTACAACCATTCAACTATTTAATAACTTTTTCAACaaccccattgtaaatggtcttaggtgtggtttatactatttttcgatgaaaatatgacaagtgtatactTTCCTCTTATACGtgcaatttttttctattttcactccataaaagatatttaaatacacttgttatttttttattaaaaaataatataaaccaCACCTAAGAAAAATTATTTCTAATGCATTTGGAGATACACCTCCGAAAAAAGAGACGTTTTGAAAATTCCGCACAAGGTCAGGAGAATGTATAAGGGTGAGATAAAAAAATTGCCTAGTTTGAATGATGTACGTATTTAAATATGGGTTCTTAGAGCTAGAAGATTGGAAGGTGGGCTTAAAGTCTCTTGTTGAGAGATGGGACAAATATGTTGTTAAGTAGAAGTAGAAACATGTTGAGAGATCATTTTGAAGTTTTAAGTTAGTGGTATATgtaaattaaattgatttaaaccaAGTCATATACTTTAGGTTTGGCTTTACTTCATCATTCATTAAATGTGCCCTTAGTGTCAAATGGTATCTTCTCTTTCACTCACCTTGTTCCCTTGATCATACTCATCTTGCAATGTTCTCTATAACGTCTTGGTGGAAAAGACAATTGTTTGTTGATAGCCAAATTGAAATTTAATTTGCATCCATCTGATGCATttcattgataaaaaaatatcaaagatgTTTTTGCACTCTAAATCAAGCATTGTCATATTCACATCACATggcatataataaaaataaagatgaaaaATATTATCATCTTTATTTTATCTCTTTACCCTCCTGATATATATATGTTGTTTGTTAGtgtataaattttgaattaaaaaaataaagagaaaaataaagatgaaaaaTATTATGTCTTTATCCTCCCTGTGATCTATTATATTTgtcatttaaaatttatatatgaattttagaaaatgtataaaaaataaataaatgagaaaataaatctacACACACGCGAATGTTCAGGGTTTTGAAAAAACGGTCCGCGACCGCAAAAACAATTTTGGAAAGTACCGAAACCAATACCGTTATCATCGTCTTCTATATTGAAAAACAAATTGTGGTTAATTCACACTGTAACCGCAATAGATCTATACCAATCGAAATCGCAAAAACCTTTACGCAACCGTGACGGGACCGCTTTTTAAAACCTTGCTAATGTTAAAATCCATTATGGTAATTTACACACCCAAAAGCCATTTTAACACCACTTaaggtgtgtttggattggcggtggacagaattgattctgcaagaattgagtttagtagaattgatttcaacaaaattgaGTTTagaataattgatttatgtttggatacaatgatatagaagtgattgtcatcaattaatgttgtttggatagttttaacaaaagtgattttgaattggataattaccaaaatggtaataaattctaatacaaataaaaaaaaataataattgataaaaattaaagagggtaaagaaagaaaatttaaaagagttgtaataaataatatataatatatgtagaattgattctactaaactcaaaagctaggaattgtagcttctactagaattgcttttggagtaggagaattgattttgaaaaagtatcCAAACAAGAAAAAAATACCAATTTTCAAGTTGAGGTGCACTAAAAGTGCTTTTGGGGCTTGTAGAAGCCAATCCAAACATGCACTTAAATATCTTTCATACAGATCACTTTTATTATTATAATCGTTATCACATTATAATTTtatccaaaatcaattctacaaaattaattaaattgagaATTTATAAATTCTCTTCACCATATAGTTTACACAGTTTTAAATAGGGGTCAATCAAGAAGACCCTTGCATCATTAGAGAAACTGAATCTAGAATAAACATTGTACCTGCATCTAGAAATTCTAGAACATATCAATATTGCATGATTaccatcatcacaaacaattgaAACTTTTTCATCTATAATCTTCTAGTCATTAGTACAATAGTATTTAATTGAAGGAACAAAAACTAACAAATATGGAATCATAAATCAGAAACCACTGTCTAGACGGATATACTTAATCTTCTCTGCTCACTATTAATAATCCACATGGCATGAGAACCTTGGTTTTATGTATGGAGAATTACACTCATGCTGGCAAATGAAGCTTCCGGTTGTTCTTCCAACTGCATGGCAATATTTTCAAATGCTcaaaacaaacatgaacaaggaTTATGTTAATAGAAATAAACTGGACCTGAAAAGTAGGCCAGTTTTACCTTTGGAAATAGTAATAGAAGAAGTCAGCATAGAGCAGTGTTTGAACAAGCCCAGCAACCCATGCTGCAAAATAGCATATCAAAATGACTCAGAAAGACAATTTCAGAATACAGTGAAATTCACTTGGCAACTATCATGTTTGCATGTAAGATTTCTATGAAATAGAGTTGGTAGATATTTTAAAAGGTTAGCACAGCCATGCAAGCGCCTTTTTCAGTTGTTTGGGCGGAAAGCAACATTTAAACAATGGTATTGGTACAAATGTGTCTTTAATCTGAAATTTAGAGTATGTGATAAAGAGGCACACGCTCCAAACCATAAACTATCTAGTTATCAATGCAaagattatgtttttatttaaggtaaCTGCAAAGTGTAAAATAATAACTATTAAACAAAACACAATAGAGAGAATCATACTTATCCAGTGGACAAAGTGGGGCTCGGTAAAGTAGCGATAGATCCAGTTGAGAATGTATAGTGCTCTGTACCCACTGCATTTGACAGGCAAAATAATATTGTAAGCATCACATTAAGAACCAATCTCAACGAAAATACATACAAATGAAGTTATCTACTGAAATAATTCCCAAAAGATTTGTAAAAGCTGAACTAAACCATTAATCTTCATTAGGCCCTCAGACAGTTGACAGTACCAAATGCCACTTTGGACAGAGTTCAAGATTAACTTCTTACATAGACTCAAGCAAAATGCAGACTACAATCTGGTAAAACTTAACAATGACTTCAGAGAAAATACTTGATTAACAGATATCTGTTTTTGTGTCAATCTTGGACATTGAACAGTTCAATATAACCTTGGCAAACTAAGGGAAATGCTTTGGTTGAGATATGTAAATGTTCAgttctttattttcattttcactAATAATTACAAAAACATCACCTTGTTTATATTTTGTTTCCTGTTCTTGATGATTtatatagaaaataataaaaacaagtgCAAAATGAAACAACTAGTTGAAAACAGGAAACAAACTGAAAATAAAGGACATGTCAGTTAGTATTAGCAATAGTAAGAACataaattgaaagaaaataatcCACAAGCCAAACGCATCCTAAATTTTGCATCAGAGTTCTTAGGTATTAAAGCTTGAGAGCTAAAACATGTGCAAATGGATTCCTCTGATATACAAAGTTACCATTGCTTATTTTCTTTACGATAGAACACCAGTTCAGCAGTAATTGCATAAACTTGAAAACCTTAATAAGCAGATTTTGCTTTCCCACATATAAAACTTTCAACTCATGATAAGAAAAGACCAATTCCATTGATCACTTTCAATGAAGCCAGTGGACAAGCTGGTCCATATACACTACTGAACACTAATAATTTCTCTACTCCTTTTGTTGTCTTATCCTCATTAGCTAcgcctatttttatttaggtgAGTTTGAATCACTATTTTGGAATCTGTACCACACATCACATGAAATGCTATGATTTTCTTCATGTGAATCATTATATGAAGCTAGGTTGGAAATCTTGGATAGCTGTGTGTAGCACCGAAACCCCAAAATGCTATAGTGGTATAGCGGGATGGCCGCTATAGTGAAGACTAAAAAACAATGTATATGGTAAACATAATTCCAACAGCATACATAAATACTTAAAAATAGAAAATGCACTGGCATGCATAGTACAAATTTCCAACGGTAAACATAACTTCCAACAGCATACATTTCCCATCAAAATGAGTTCCCGTCTAAATCAAATTAGAAAAGTAATCTTGCACAGCATCATCATCCTTCTCAATGATATTAACCCAGACATATACCCATCAGCAGCGTGTTGCTTTTTATCATAACTCTCTTGTAGTATTTGTTTAATATCGGCAAGTATTTTCCAACAAGATTTTACTTCTCCCCTTATTTCCAACTGATGCTTCATAGCTTGTGTCAATCCTCCTGTTTAAGGGTGCTTACAAAAATCACAAACAATTGTTTTCTAGCTGTGGTCTTTAGAAGAGTTCCACTGCCAACCAATGTCAAGGTTGTTACTAATAGATTTAAAATAACTTAGTTGCTGGAGCCTGGAGGTTGGTGTTACACTTGCAGTGGCAGAGGATGATGATGCCATGGTTATCAAAGAGAGAAACAAGGCAAGGCAAACAGAACAAAAGGTTGTAGCTGTGAAACAGAGCAAGGAGAAGTGGCAAAGCAGAACAGAGAATCAGAAGAGAACAGCGGAGCAGAGGAAAACAGAGGAGAACGACAGTGAATGGTGAAGAAATGGATGAAAACGGCAAAGAATGCAGAAGACACAGCTGAAAATGGTTCAGGGGAGAACGATGCAGAAAATGAAAACAAACAGGGGAACTAAAGAAGCATAATGCGTGGGGTTAAATATTAGGTCAATAAAAGGGTGGAAAAGACCAGCATACTCTTTAAAAAGTTATAAATTACATTTCAAAATATTAGGGTTTACGGTTTTGTCCCAAATTGAGAAAAGTGGTTATCAAACCACGTGGCACTGCTATTGCGCTGTCATAGACTCATAGCACCGCTATGGCCGCTACCATTGATAGCGCTTCGCAGGCCAATAGTGTAGCGGTGAGGGGCCATGCCGCCACGCTACGCCACTATGGCGGCGCTATGGCGCGCTATTTACAACCTAGATTTGAAGAGTATTACTTCAATGACTCAGAACTGTATCAAATTGCAATTATGATTTGCATCTTCATCCTAGATGAAACCGCTGCTAAGCTTGTTCTACGGGAACATATATAAAAATAGACAAATTTTCCAGTTATTTGGCTATTGATCAGTAGTTGAAATACTTCCAGAAGATAATAGCTTCTAATTCCAATACTAATGCAATAACAAGAATCATATAAATCATAGtaatataaaatgttaaaactGGGATAAAGAACCATAGCTTACCCAAGAAGAAAGACATATTGTCCTGTCAAATTGTCAATATTTCTAGTTCTCTGTAGAAGTACTAGCTGAGGAAGTATAGCAACAGCTTCCAAATACAGAGAAAATGTCCACACCACCTATTTCATGCATAAACGGTTTTGGAAAAGCAAAAGAAAGTTAAAGTAATGCGAAGTTGGCTCTTAAAATAGTCAAACATGTACGGTAGCACAATAGCTATAGAAGTAAAATAACAACAAATTTTTAGTTATACTAACCTCCTTAAATGTAAATTTCTCGTTGATAAGTAGGGCCAACACTAAGCAAGGCAATACAAGAAAATAGTGACGGAAGGTATCCTGATCTTTGTCGTATGATCTACGGACAATTTTGTGATACCTCATGTACCACACAATAGAGAATGAGCTTCCCAAGAATATCAACTTCATAACAGTATTATATAGAGATATGTAATTCGTAAAGATGTCTAAGTAGCGAGCAGCAAAAACAAGTGCGTAGAGTTCTTGAGTTTTCAACGAGACACCTGCATATAAATAAGATGCatcaaaagtcaaagaaaaacACACGCAGTTCTCCTTTTAACAAAAAATCAGACTAGACCAGTCAACTAATGCCcgaaaaatgaaggaaaaaaaaaCTACTGATAAGTAGATATCTACTTCTCTAATGAATTACTTTTATTCTTAATCACTTTGCCTCTTTTTTCCCTTCATCTGGTAATGAATAAAACAGTGATAGTTCGTCCATAAAGTACTTCAATTGCCTAAGCAGCACCGTACTTCAATTGCCTAAGCAGCACCGCAACATATAACTACATTACTCacaaaagacttgcagctatcctCATTCATCTACAACTCTAACTACATATATCCCTATATATCAATCTTATTACCCAAATTTTACATACATACAACTTTCAAACTTACCAAAGAAACTAGCAAAATTAAAGATCACTAGTAGTTAACACATGCTATTTCCAGTACATAGTCAAACCACTAACATTGCACTTCGAGATTAACCTATAGTTCCTGCCTCCGGAAAGCACTGGCATACTTGTCTGAATTGTCGAACACATGTTATAATAAGTGTATCAGATTCAGAGTCGTCTcaagtttttggaaattttgcGTAGATTAGTCACAATTTAACCGGAACAAAACAAATAGAGACCCTATTTATCCATAGTTTAATCGCGACAAATTTTTGGCCCTGTGCGTAGCCCATCCtcgcacgccctcaaagacggccgaGATCAGGCTTGACACTACGCTTTAAACCCGAGATCAAATCTCAGGAGTGTTAGTGTAGGTCTTCATATTGAATGGTCAGACATTATCCAAATCCCAAATAAAAGGCACACCACAATTTCCTCCACTATAACAAATACTGAAGAATGCTTCAGCAAGCACTAACTAGTAACTGCACAAGAAAATTGAAATCTATAGTAACAATAACCAGAAACCCTTCTCCTAACAACAAAAACCCTAACAAAGGAAAATTCCAAAGCAATGCCTAAAAAATAACTCCATAAAACCCCACTCTACTCTCATTTCTTCTTAGATCCTAACATTATCtacttcaaatttcaaaattgaCATAAAAGCATAACTAATTATCGACATTAATGTtgagaatagaaagaaaaattACCAGCACATGATTTGATGGTATGGATCTTGAGAAGAAGAACGAGGACGCTAGCCAAATGGGTCATATCCCCAGCTAACCTGAAAATATTCATCTTTGCTTAGATCTGAAATTGCTCGATCTGGATTTCTTTTTTCTTCAGCCAGAAAGGAACGATGCGTTATGGTTGCAACAACCGTTTTGAGGCGGTGTATTGCGCACTACTGTGAAAGTGTGTGTGGCTGTTGGATAGAAGATACGAGCAGAGAAGACTTCAGAATATGCTACCAGTCGTACTCTTGCTTCTTATTTTTTCTCTcgtctctattttttttattattattttatcttttttttattgCTAAACGTTTTTTATGGGATTTTCTTTTTTACCATTTTTCTAACATTAAGGAGGCTTTTTTGTACAATAATGTCTTATAAAGTTCTTTAATTATATGAGTTTAATTTATTAGGATATACTTTTATGAGGCATGCTATGTTTACACTAGAATGTATACACCGTACCTTTACACCGTATTCCTATGCTTCATTTTCATGCATGGCACaaatttcaattttcttaaaataataaattaatgaaataaGTAGACTTTACCGTATAAAAATACGGTGTAAATGTCAAATGTGGTGTAACTATATCATATCTCTACTTTTATTTACACCATTTC
The Vicia villosa cultivar HV-30 ecotype Madison, WI linkage group LG6, Vvil1.0, whole genome shotgun sequence genome window above contains:
- the LOC131609237 gene encoding ER lumen protein-retaining receptor, with protein sequence MNIFRLAGDMTHLASVLVLLLKIHTIKSCAGVSLKTQELYALVFAARYLDIFTNYISLYNTVMKLIFLGSSFSIVWYMRYHKIVRRSYDKDQDTFRHYFLVLPCLVLALLINEKFTFKEVVWTFSLYLEAVAILPQLVLLQRTRNIDNLTGQYVFLLGGYRALYILNWIYRYFTEPHFVHWITWVAGLVQTLLYADFFYYYFQSWKNNRKLHLPA